AAATGAATCACAAAAAGAAGAAGCTTCTAAATTATACAACTGGCAATTGTCTAAAGAATTATCAAAAGGAACAGTTTTTGAACAAAAAGTTTATATTCCAGGGTATATAACAAAATACGGAGTCTTATTTACAACATATGGAAGAAGTAATAAAGGTAAAATAAAAGTTGAATTATCACAAGGAAATAAGAAAAAAGTAGAAATAATAGATATGTCTAAAATAAAAGATAATGATTTTCATTTTTTTAATCTTAAATTTTTTCAATTTAAAAAAGGAGAAGCTACCTTAAAAATAGAAGGAATTGATGGCGAAGTAGGAAACTCAGTATCTATGCATGAAACAGAAGATATTATGTATGGAGAGTTACTTCAAAATGGAGAAAACACAGAAAAATCATTAGTTCAGAGGCTAGAGTTTTATGAAGTAAATACTATAGTAACAGGACAAATCATATTTTTATTTTTAGCAATATCGAGTTATTTTTATTTTTTAAAATTGATAAAAAAACAGAAAAAAAATAATATTAAAATATATATAGTAACAGCACTAATAGCATTTTTTTTAATAAATATAAAAGCTCCAGTACTATCATTTAAAGCAGAACCTTATGCAGAAGAATTTTATGACTTTTTCTATTATGCTCGTAAAGGAATTACAGGAAATATTTTTAGAATGGAAGGTGGTTATTTTCCTTTATTCCATAGATTGATAGCAATCTTAATAGCAAAATTAGGATTTAATGCCAAATGGACAATTTTTTTAATGTCAAATGTAGCTATTTTAATTATAAGTTTTGGATCTTCTGTCTTTATATTACATAGATTTAGAAAGTATGGGAACATATTTTTTAGATTTACAATAAGTATATTATTTGCGGTATTTAATATATTTCCATATGCTGAAACTCATACATTTATAGCATTTGCATATATGAATATAATAATGATTTTTTATATAAGTTTAATAGACTTTAACGAATTAAAGAGAAAAAATTATATATTATTAATGATATTAACAGTATTATTATGTATTTCAAAATTACATTATATTACGTTGCTACCTGTTGCAATGGGAATTTTAATATTGTTGTGGAAAAAATTGAAAGTAAGAGAAAAAATATTTCTTACTTCTATTGTATTATCAACAATGATTCAATTAGTTTATACATATAGACATACGAAAAATTGGATAAGATTTGATAATGAACCAGCATATAGAATAGTTGGAAGGCATACTACAGTTTGGTTTAGACCAATAGGGAAAATAAAGATTCTAGAAATAATAAATATAGGAACACATCAGATAATACAGCAATTTATAAGTATATTTAACTTTGGAATAGAACAAAGTCAAAATATTCTTAATTTAAATATGATGTATCTGATAATTTTTATAATAATAGTAGGTATTTTAGTATATATCAGTATTAAAAATAGAAATAGAGAAAGTGTTATAATATTGAGTTTACTATCTTTGATTTTTATTAATTCGTATTTGAATGTTATATCTAAGGTATGGAGTGGTTTAAATCTTTGGTCAACAGCATTTGGAGCAATAAATACAAGACATGCATTATTAACCAGAATACCAATGCTTCTTATATTAGTATTAATTCCTTCTATTTTAAAAAGAAATATTGGAGAAAAAAGAAATAATATAAAAATTTTATACAATATTTTAATAATATTTATCATATCAAGATACTCTCCAATAATAAATAATAATGTTTTTAGATATGATGAAGTTCATTCAGATTGGAAAATATATTCAAAGTTTTATAAAACTGAAAGGTGGACTCTCCCAATTTATCCATTCTTTATAATGGAAAATCAAAAAGGTTATTATATTGGAAAAGAAACAGGTAAAATAGAATATACTTATTTTTTAGGTGAAAAATACTATTTAGATGATTTAAATTCAAAAGAGGAAACAACAGAAATGGTATTACCAAAACCTCTTAAATTAGAATATCTATATACAAAAAGAGTAAGAAACTATAATTTTGATAAAATAAAACTTATAGGATATGATATACAAGGAAATAAAGTATTAGAACTATTACAACTTAATGATAAGGAGAGAAGTTATATTGGATTTAAAAATGATAATCCAAATATAGAAATTTCAAAAATTCAATTTTTAAATGAAAATAATAGAAAAGCATACATAGTTCCTGAAATTGTAATAGGAACTCCATAAAGGAAGAAAAAATAAAATTTAGAAAGGAAATATATAAAAATAAATGATAGAACTTTTTAAATACGGTATAATAGGGGCATTAACTACATTTTTGAATATCTTTATTTATTTTATTTTAAGAAGTATTTTGAATTTAAACTATATTTTCTCAAGTATAATTGCATGGATTTTAGCTTTGATATTTTCTTTCTTTGCAAATAGAAGTTTTGTTTTTGAAAAAAAAGAAAAATTGAAAAATAAAGTATTAAAAGAATTTCTATTTTTTGCTCTCACAAGATACATAACAGGACTTTTAGATATAGGAATTATGGTTATTGGTGTTGAAGTTTTTAAACAAGATGATAAATTATTAAAAATAATTTCCAATGTAATAGGAATAATATTAAATTATATAACTTCAAAATTTTTGATTTTTAAAAAATAAGCTATAAAATGCTATATTTCTGGATCAAGTTCGTAAAAGGAGAATAAAAATAATGAAAATGTCTATTGTTATACCATGTTATAATGAAGAAGAGAATATACCGATAATTCTTGATAAATTTGATAATATTTTGACTAATGAAGATATAGAAATAATATTAGTTAATAATGGTTCAACTGATAATTCAGATGAAGTTTTAAAGAGATTACTTCCTAAATATTTATTTGCAAGAACTGTACTAGTTCCGATAAATAAAGGATATGGTTATGGTATTTTTCAAGGGTTAAAAGAAGCAAAGGGAGATTTCTTAGGATGGATGCATGCAGATATGCAGACAGATCCTCAAGATGTTATAAGAGCTTATAAAATATTGGAAAAAAATAATTGGAATAAAAATATATATGTGAAAGGAAAAAGAAAAAAAAGGTCTTTTGTTGAAAATTTTTTTACAATAGGGATGTCGATTTTTGAAACAATTTATCTTAGAGAGTTTCTTTGGGATATAAATGGACAACCAAATGTATTTTCAAGAAAATTTTATAATACATGGATAGAACCTCCAAAAGATTTTTCATTTGATTTATACGTATTATATATGGCAAAGAAGCAAAGATTAGATTTTAAAAGAATAGATGTACTTTTTCCAAGTAGAATAAATGGAGTTTCAAGTTGGAATACAGGATTATTGTCTAAATGGAAATTAATAAAAAAAATAATAAAATTTAGTATAGAATTAAAGAAAAAAGGTATAAGATGATGATATTGAAAAGGTTAAAAAAAATAATTTTAAATTACATATTTTTAATATTTATAGGTATAGCAACAATTTTTTTTATAAATAATGTTAGAAAATATGGTAAAAATTTTGAATATAATTTAAAATACTTGATATTATTTACTTTGTTATATATAGTATCACATATTTTTAGATTTATTAGATTTTTTATAATTTATATTGAAGAAAAAAAAAATTTAAAAGAACTAATAAATGTTTATCTTTCATATACATATGTAAATTATTTTATACCTTTTAAATTAGGAGATTTATTTAAAATTTTGGAAATATCGTATATGCTTGATAATTTTGGTAAAGGTTTCATTGGAACCTGGATAGATAGATTTTTTGATACTTTAATATTGACGTTTATTTTAATATTTGGAATAGGATTAAAACAAGTTGTAAGCTATAAATTACTTTTCTATTTGTCATCATTTTTGTTTTTTTCTGTTTTTTGTTACCTTTGTTTTAGATATACATACCTATATGCAAATAGAATAATTTTAACAAAAAGTGAAACCAGAAAAGGAATTTATATCTTAAAAGTTATTGAACAAATAAATGAATTATATAATTATGCAAAATATTTATTAAAAGGAAGAATTCCAATATTATTTTTTATAAGCATATTAGTTTGGATATTTGAAATATCATCTTATGATTTATTTGCTAGAGCTTTTAATTTTGAATTTAATTTTTTAATGATTCCTGAGATATTGACCTTTAAATTATTTGATTCAGTAGAAATAATAAAAATATCCTATATTATATTTTTTATGGGGATTTTTTCTGTCATATTTAGAATAAAAATCAGATATTTTAGTAAAAAATAAAAAAGGGGAGAAAAAATGGAAAAAAAAATATGTTTTGTTTATGATGATATAGAAAAACCATCAAGAATAATTTCTGGAATTATAGGAAAAAAAAGATATAGTGAGATTATTTACAAGAAAGTTAAATTTATAGAAAGATTGAAACAAACTCTAGAAAAATTTTATAATACTCAGATTAGGTTCGAATATTTAAAAAATAAGATAGAAATTGAAAATTTAAGAGAAAATTTATTATTTGAAGATAAAGAAGGTTCAGAAAAAATATACATTCATTTTTTATCAAGTAATGTCATAGTAAATGAAGAAAAATTTTTTATATTTTTAGAAAAATGCAAGTATATTAATCAAATAATGGTAGATAATAAATATAATTCCAGTATAATGGTATTTCCAAATATACAAAGTTATTCTGAATATCTGACAAAAAGAACATTAGATAATAATAAAAATCAATTTTTTTTAGATAAAGAAGAAATTTTACCAAATAATTTTAAAATAAATTTATCAGAATTAAGAGATTTTTTACTCTTTTTTTCAGGAAGTTTTGAAGCAAGGTACTTTAATTCTTTATCAAGTGATAAATATACAATAACAAAAAGTTCTGTTGATAAAATAAAAATGAAAAAAGAGCATGATTTTTATTATATGCTTCCACATCATATGCAAAAATGGATGGTAATGCCGTATGATTATAAAGAAAATAAAGAAAGAGCTTCATATACGATGGAAAGATTAAATATTCCTGATATTGCATTACAATGGATTCATAATTCATTTAACGAAGAGAGTTTTGAAAATTATCTAAATAAAATATTTGAATTTATAATAACAAGAGAGAGAAGAAATATATCAAAGGAAAAATTCAATAAAATTTTTAATGAGTTGTACTATAAAAAAGTTGAAGAACGAATACGAAAATTAAAAGAAATGGAAATTTATGGAGAAATAGATTTATTTATAAAATTTTCAACTGATTATAACTCGATAGATGAAATATTCGTAGAATATAAAAAATATTATAATGAAATTTTTAATAAAAAATTTAAATATATTGAAGTTATTGGGCATGGAGATCCCTGTTTCTCAAATACCTTGTATGATAAATCATCTGAGATGTTAAAATTAATAGATCCGAAAGGAGCATTAAGTGAAGATGAAATGTATACTAATGAATATTATGATTTAGCGAAATTATCTCATTCAATATTAGGAAATTATGATTTTATGAATAACGGTTTATTTACAATAGAATTGAATAATGATTTAAAAATGGACTTAAAAATTGAGAGTGCAAATTTAAAATCATTACAGGATATGTTTATTAAAAAGGTAAAAGAGTATGGATACGATATGGAAGTAATAAGAGTATGTGAGATTTCTTTATTCTTATCGATGCTTCCATTACATATTGATATACCAAGTAAAGTTTTTGCTTTTATATTAAATGCTATAAATATGATGAAGGAGTTGGATAAAGATGGAAAATAAAGGCACTTTAGTCGTAGATTTAGATGGAACAATTTGTCCTATAAAAAAATCAAATGAAAGATATGAAGATTTGAAACCTTATGATAATATTGTAAAAAAATTGAAAGAATACAAAAAAGAAGGATTTAGAATATTAATATTTACGGCAAGACAAATGAGAACTCATGGAGGAAATTTAGGATTAATTAATGTCCATACATCAAGAATGACAATGAATTGGTTAGATAAATGGGATATTCCTTATGATGAAATAATTTTTGGAAAACCATGGCCAGGAAAAGGTGGTTTTTACATTGATGATAGAGCAATAAGACCTGATGAATTTTTGAAATATAATGAAGAAGAGCTGAATAAAATGTTAGATAGTGCAAGAGAGAGGATAGATTAAAAAATAAAATATATTGTCAGGAGTTTATTTATGGGAAATATAAATTTAATAATGCCTATGGCAGGTGGAGGGACAAGATTTAAAAAAGAGGGGATTGATATTCCTAAACCCTTAATTGAATTAAATGGGAAACCTTTCTTTTTTTGGGCAACTCAGTCAATTATAAAGTTTGTTAAAATTGATGAGCTTATTTTTGTTGTACTAAAAGAGCATGTTGAGAAATATAAGATAGATAGGGAAATTTTAAAATATTACCCTAATGCTAAGTTGAAAATTATTGATCAAGTTTTAAATGGAGCAGTGTTAACATGTCTTGAAGGAATAGAATTAATTGATAATGAAAATCCAGTTTTATTTAATGACTGTGATCATAGTTTTTTGTGTAAAACTTTTTATGATTTTATTTTAAAAAGCAAGAATGATATTGATGGAGCAATTTTAACATTTACTTCTAATGATCCAAGATTTAGCTATATCGAAATAAATGATTTAGGAAACGTTATTAGAACCATAGAAAAAAAAGTTATAAGTAATAAAGCGATTTGTGGAGCATATTATTTTAAAAATAAAAATATATTTAAAAAATCTGCACAGAAATATTTAGATGATTGTAATTATAATGAATATTTTATTAGTGGAGTATATAATATTATGATTAAAGAGAATATGAAAATAAAATATTTTTTAACAGATTTACATATATCTTTTGGAACACCTGAAGAATACAAAGAAGTACAAAATTATAATTTTAAAGAATTGTTATAAATAAAGGATATAAATGGTATAATAAATTTATTAGAATGTATTGTATTTCAGATTATCTGAAAGAAAAGTGCTTATACTATTAAATTTAGATAAGACAGTTTTGATAGAAAGGATAGAAATAATTTTAAATAATAAGAAACGAGAATAAAAACATGAATAAAAAAACAATAATAATATCCGCTATCAATTTCAGTGAAGGCGGACCTTTAACAATATACAAGGAATGTTTAAAATGCCTTGAGGAAAATTTTCTGAAAGAGTACAAAGTAGTAGCTTTAGTTCATGATAAAAGCTTATTTTCAGAATATGAAGGAAAAATAGAATTTATGGAATTTAAGGATTCTAAAAAAAGTTACTTAAAAAGATTATATTATGAATATATTTATTTTAAGAAACTGTCAGAAAAATTGAAACCTTATTTATGGCTTTCATTACATGATATGACACCAAATGTAGCAGCAGATAAAAGAGTTGTATATTGTCATAATCCAATGATGTTTTATAAAATGACAAAAGAAGAAAGAAAAAAATCATTTAAATTATTTCTTTTTTCAAAATTTTATAAATATATCTATAAAATGAATATAAAGAAAAATAACTATGTTATTGTTCAGCAGGATTGGATAAGAAAAGAATTCAAAAAAGCTTTTGGGATAGAAAATATCATTGTTGCACATCCGGAAGTTAATCTGGAAGC
This window of the Leptotrichia sp. oral taxon 215 str. W9775 genome carries:
- a CDS encoding GtrA family protein encodes the protein MIELFKYGIIGALTTFLNIFIYFILRSILNLNYIFSSIIAWILALIFSFFANRSFVFEKKEKLKNKVLKEFLFFALTRYITGLLDIGIMVIGVEVFKQDDKLLKIISNVIGIILNYITSKFLIFKK
- a CDS encoding glycosyltransferase family 2 protein codes for the protein MKMSIVIPCYNEEENIPIILDKFDNILTNEDIEIILVNNGSTDNSDEVLKRLLPKYLFARTVLVPINKGYGYGIFQGLKEAKGDFLGWMHADMQTDPQDVIRAYKILEKNNWNKNIYVKGKRKKRSFVENFFTIGMSIFETIYLREFLWDINGQPNVFSRKFYNTWIEPPKDFSFDLYVLYMAKKQRLDFKRIDVLFPSRINGVSSWNTGLLSKWKLIKKIIKFSIELKKKGIR
- a CDS encoding lysylphosphatidylglycerol synthase domain-containing protein; the encoded protein is MMILKRLKKIILNYIFLIFIGIATIFFINNVRKYGKNFEYNLKYLILFTLLYIVSHIFRFIRFFIIYIEEKKNLKELINVYLSYTYVNYFIPFKLGDLFKILEISYMLDNFGKGFIGTWIDRFFDTLILTFILIFGIGLKQVVSYKLLFYLSSFLFFSVFCYLCFRYTYLYANRIILTKSETRKGIYILKVIEQINELYNYAKYLLKGRIPILFFISILVWIFEISSYDLFARAFNFEFNFLMIPEILTFKLFDSVEIIKISYIIFFMGIFSVIFRIKIRYFSKK
- a CDS encoding capsule biosynthesis phosphatase — translated: MENKGTLVVDLDGTICPIKKSNERYEDLKPYDNIVKKLKEYKKEGFRILIFTARQMRTHGGNLGLINVHTSRMTMNWLDKWDIPYDEIIFGKPWPGKGGFYIDDRAIRPDEFLKYNEEELNKMLDSARERID
- a CDS encoding glycosyltransferase family 2 protein gives rise to the protein MGNINLIMPMAGGGTRFKKEGIDIPKPLIELNGKPFFFWATQSIIKFVKIDELIFVVLKEHVEKYKIDREILKYYPNAKLKIIDQVLNGAVLTCLEGIELIDNENPVLFNDCDHSFLCKTFYDFILKSKNDIDGAILTFTSNDPRFSYIEINDLGNVIRTIEKKVISNKAICGAYYFKNKNIFKKSAQKYLDDCNYNEYFISGVYNIMIKENMKIKYFLTDLHISFGTPEEYKEVQNYNFKELL